The Chaetodon trifascialis isolate fChaTrf1 chromosome 17, fChaTrf1.hap1, whole genome shotgun sequence genome has a segment encoding these proteins:
- the hivep1 gene encoding zinc finger protein 40 isoform X2, translating into MFCFSNKIEEAQKELKDPKGSQKGISESSRRNADNIKGLKRKKVVAENRQDKIPKSPVKKPLQLKTSETTLHRVPSKEATLSCCSSSNSPSHNPSTSPSGKRDPQYAQLDAASPHKGSTSTNTERLKQEETSSRPPSLEPTDGEEGSLITAEVSQPKDSKSHEPSFEGDPYHSSAPLDVLLKAMEPDFSTLAERKNSLQTIGKPAPTLNAQSSGELTMPAVNVGLQAQHSHMQTYYIDKQGNFIGIAAPLQGNGQTSTQVTPMQSSPLATPHFIPVASNPEKPSLHMSFNTGPSTITHAPIPSGTNTLPQSQPPVVHTCQSLSASVPSTIQVPVTPGSNQVQMTTVMNFGAEQVYKDQKPKKPGKYVCEYCNRACAKPSVLLKHIRSHTGERPYPCVTCGFSFKTKSNLYKHKKSHAHAIKLGLIARSESGGGSLSQESDKALGTHSEAEESGDSDEEGSTADLDPDSSQSSVAALSENSLHSAGTTQASHGEADSSAVFESIKPATGQRAHEPRVTAALPKVVVYPVNVSPLRADSPRVTGTAPEQAAAQRQREFQTANLRSSITVLSSLKEVDGTNPSLDTVSEDEDQQCKSPLLGGHAQLQRQQATDFSQQQQIKCLLSPRSLGSTDSGYFSRSESADQAMSPPSPFVKITPPVDIDTAKNILPNVPPVVATVMHVAAEQRSRASEGQMRPPLEVKALSLEERISKLISDNEAVVDNKQLDSVKPRRTSLSRRGSIDSPKSYIFKDSFQFDLKPMGRRSSSSSDIPKSPFTPTDKSKPVFLLSVPSQYPPMDCLPITRSNSMPTTPGHSALPLNVAPLPHPLRICQSFDDKISSLNDDVFSSAPSTPNPAIHSRMLVRQAAVEDFSTSEGHGLPSVRSMDEGYHGPSSSTELMQRSRSFEHHQDRNRKPQQNKGTMYECETCRNRYRKLENFETHKKFYCSELHGPKNKPVTVKETDQDVFHVNILQPLVPRSTSGSGILDQQTSIRKRRKMKSVGDEDDQSPTDTIPPCSVSFELPTAPGSRTFSQHNVIVDIQPKNNQSKLPQIQLVARGINTSDSRLSPIRETQISTSTKGELQRQGSGTSVIRHTNSLSRPNSFETESIDRASPVDSMEKDSQNKLKTDAIANVSADSYHEKISKPKSADHGKHRKEQCTDGIVAAVGENSTPVHQSRLVRQNNIQVPEILVTEEPDREHETQTTEPPDKPADQFSWPQRSESLSKLPAEKLPPKKKRIRLAQMDHSSGESSFESSLSRSLSRDSSLSRCSSISASFDRDEPSRSESPSRGECVTKIAESQGLPTTLNTLGVPGMMRRAASEQITCTQPSVEISCDYRSKSFDCGNVSPSRSLSPMGQSKSGQISQVSQVPLIERRRGPLVRQMSLKIGPESQQPVRKVIPLDKPPITNVSSLTHNRSQQIHIANRRTMAQPFVLHTGESPLQKNEQMVQSINLGSPTLQPQVHGLPHPWHQTSRVQICQKIQQPLSQILVCRENVQNKPADSEEKKCFVPKYQLQCPALRASQTFSFSSTPGTQIALPVLTIPIASPMLSISKSSDVLQNVYVGQPHQKAPEIKTQTVVLSGEQQRDPFDQTQAGAVPLPQILITHEQMQPAPSVSNKNSLSSTHSVDSDTHAVLSAKKDRTQTQAVGTHNHTGEQAPSLGSLHCTQKLASVTLCPQQEPTASSKRMLSPANSLDIYMEKHQKRAKDEHGVACLTDGRSVNYLNSKMSEVTRQRKLTLVRQVCTTEPVDSPIETEAPPLPQVKTDGEKDSQATDDVKPMSPDSTGLEKDTSIIIPEEVAPALHTTPGSQGNSIPANNTLKPQEKPEEQRWTPAKSPIRPSSFHGGQMKLTTSVSMVNTKDSHRLSFPSLKTATTFTWCFLMKRKPLHVPQTDLKTSAYAVWTVNPNNHNPLGLPTKVVMSLFDSKQSSKKIHYTSAIRTSGKSDILSYSGKLKDVMPRVPITKKSTPVETRSKVQPESQTSNESDKDMSSKTEPRRVKIFDGGYKSNEEYVYVRGRGRGKYICEECGIRCKKPSMLRKHIRTHSDVRPYHCVHCNFSFKTKGNLTKHMKSKAHSKKCMEMGVPEGLIEDQDAEDSGDRSHVSSADRQDSDGDDSDGPDDEENDDNEEEEEDSQAESGLSTNPSVSASPQHIPSKEAEVPPSALLAQMSISSVSLPLSQPPAPESHTSDSESVPMMSPVSLSKQISISGSCCNIMPIPYSPPPVAATSDSYTSDTESVHMMSPVSPCRQMSIDYPDFDVPPSPPVPGKGSKLGQDTSSAPPALATSESGIPVDRSTQTSSYASQGPMHFPPQGISQTLGTDTQTHLFSHLPLHSQQPSRSSYSMVPVGGIQLVPAGLAAYSTFVPIQAGPVQLTIPAVSVIHRNTSPLPAPNTPPQQEGLQTQPLVVQEPISSVVPCFPLGQVTGLQAQTIQPVGLETLNLMGLTNTGLASTQLLNQQGLTLNATLGLQVLAANPTTQSSTGPQTHVPGLQIVNIALPAIIPSLSPLSTLSPLPGSSERQGSPEAQPSQGEHGLGSSQSCMSASPPAPLKVTSCPEVTSGSRASPGGSSRTELTQTVVREERDKSPQLHRSPAPESQADSAKESSVEGASDPAPPRPPPVTSWQKAVDDYNEVSSDDEDRLVIAT; encoded by the exons ATGTTCTGCTTCTCCA ATAAAATTGAAGAGGCACAGAAAGAGCTTAAAGACCCCAAAGGCTCACAGAAAG GGATATCTGAAAGCAGTCGAAGGAATGCAGATAACATAAAAGgcctgaagaggaaaaaggTTGTTGCAGAGAATCGACAAGACAAAATTCCGAAATCTCCAGTGAAGAAGCCATTACAgttgaaaacatctgaaacGACACTCCACAGAGTACCATCCAAGGAAGCTACACTGTCTTGCTGCTCCTCGTCCAACAGTCCTTCCCACAATCCTTCAACATCACCCAGTGGGAAAAGAGACCCACAATATGCTCAACTGGATGCAGCTTCCCCTCACAAGGGGTCAACTTCCACCAACACTGAAAggctgaaacaggaagagacatCTTCTAGGCCACCATCACTTGAGCCCACTGATGGTGAAGAGGGCTCCTTGATTACTGCTGAAGTGTCTCAGCCCAAAGACAGCAAGAGCCACGAACCCAGCTTTGAAGGAGATCCTTACCACAGCAGTGCTCCACTTGATGTTCTACTTAAGGCCATGGAGCCTGACTTTAGTACACTGGCTGAAAGGAAAAACTCCTTGCAGACCATTGGAAAACCAGCACCCACTCTTAATGCTCAATCTAGTGGTGAATTAACAATGCCAGCTGTCAATGTTGGTCTCCAGGCCCAACATTCCCATATGCAGACTTATTATATTGACAAACAAGGTAACTTTATTGGCATTGCAGCACCACTACAAGGAAATGGGCAGACATCTACACAAGTTACTCCCATGCAGTCCTCTCCACTTGCTACTCCGCATTTTATTCCTGTTGCTTCAAATCCAGAAAAGCCAAGTTTGCACATGAGCTTTAACACTGGACCATCCACTATAACTCATGCACCTATTCCATCAGGCACCAATACTTTGCCACAAAGCCAACCACCAGTTGTGCACACATGCCAGTCCCTCTCAGCAAGTGTTCCCAGCACCATTCAGGTCCCAGTTACACCTGGCAGCAATCAAGTTCAGATGACCACCGTAATGAACTTTGGTGCTGAACAGGTTTACAAGGACCAAAAGCCTAAGAAGCCAGGAAAATATGTTTGTGAATACTGCAACCGGGCATGTGCAAAACCCAGTGTACTGCTCAAACACATCAGGTCTCACACAGGAGAAAGACCATACCCTTGTGTTACTTGTGGCTTCTCATTCAAAACCAAGAGTAACTTGTACAAGCACAAGAAATCACATGCTCATGCCATAAAACTGGGTCTCATTGCACGCTCTGAATCTGGAGGTGGATCGTTATCTCAAGAATCTGACAAAGCCCTTGGTACACACTCAGAGGCGGAAGAGAGTGGGGACAGTGATGAGGAAGGTAGCACTGCAGACTTGGACCCTGACTCATCACAGAGCAGTGTGGCAGCTTTGTCTGAAAATAGTTTACACAGTGCAGGTACAACCCAAGCAAGCCATGGGGAAGCTGACTCATCAGCTGTGTTTGAGTCAATTAAACCAGCCACTGGTCAGAGGGCTCATGAGCCCAGAGTGACAGCTGCCCTTCCAAAAGTTGTTGTATACCCAGTTAATGTCTCTCCTCTGAGGGCAGACAGCCCAAGAGTTACAGGTACAGCACCTGAGCAAGCTGCTGCACAACGGCAACGAGAGTTCCAGACTGCCAATCTGAGATCAAGCATCACAGTCCTGTCTTCTCTTAAAGAGGTGGATGGTACTAATCCCTCACTGGATACTGTGAGTGAAGATGAAGACCAACAGTGCAAGTCGCCACTGTTAGGTGGACATGCTCAGCTTCAGAGGCAACAAGCAACAGACTTTTCTCAACAGCAACAGATTAAGTGTCTACTTAGTCCCCGCAGTTTGGGAAGTACAGATTCTGGCTACTTCTCACGTTCTGAAAGTGCTGACCAGGCCATGAGTCCTCCCAGTCCATTTGTTAAGATAACTCCACCAGTGGACATTGACACGGCCAAGAATATTCTTCCCAATGTCCCTCCTGTGGTTGCCACAGTAATGCATGTAGCAGCTGAACAAAGGTCACGGGCCTCAGAAGGACAGATGCGTCCACCGTTAGAAGTCAAAGCACTGTCTCTCGAAGAACGAATTTCAAAGTTGATATCTGATAATGAGGCAGTAGTTGACAACAAGCAGCTGGACAGTGTAAAGCCAAGGAGGACATCTCTCTCAAGAAGAGGTAGCATAGATTCCCCTAAATCATACATATTTAAAGACTCTTTCCAGTTTGATCTTAAACCAATGGGAAGAAGGTCAAGTTCCAGTTCAGATATCCCCAAGTCCCCATTCACTCCCACAGATAAATCAAAGCCAGTATTTCTTCTCTCTGTACCTTCTCAATACCCGCCAATGGATTGTTTGCCAATAACAAGGAGTAACTCAATGCCTACTACACCAGGACACTCTGCTCTTCCCCTTAATGTTGCGCCCCTTCCCCATCCTTTGCGAATCTGTCAGTCATTTGATGACAAAATTAGTTCACTGAATGATGATGTATTTTCATCAGCTCCATCAACTCCAAATCCAGCAATACATTCTCGTATGTTAGTCAGACAAGCCGCAGTGGAGGACTTTTCCACAAGTGAGGGGCATGGTCTCCCTTCTGTTCGCTCCATGGATGAGGGCTATCATGGTCCAAGTAGTTCCACAGAGCTGATGCAAAGAAGCAGATCTTTTGAGCACCATCAGGACAGGAACAGAAAGCCTCAACAGAATAAAGGCACAATGTATGAGTGTGAAACTTGTCGGAACCGGTACAGAAAGTTAGAGAATTTTGAAACTCATAAGAAATTCTATTGCTCTGAGCTTCATGGTCCAAAAAATAAGCCAGTCACTGTTAAAGAAACTGATCAAGATGTTTTTCACGTTAACATACTGCAGCCCTTAGTCCCTAGATCAACTAGTGGCTCTGGAATACTTGATCAACAGACATCAATtaggaagagaaggaaaatgaaaagtgttgGAGATGAGGATGATCAGTCTCCTACTGACACCATTCCACCTTGTTCAGTTAGTTTCGAGCTACCAACAGCTCCGGGAAGTCGAACTTTTTCTCAGCATAATGTAATAGTAGATATACAGCCCAAAAACAACCAGTCAAAGCTACCTCAGATACAGCTCGTAGCAAGAGGTATTAATACTTCTGATTCCAGACTTTCACCAATACGAGAGACCCAGATCAGCACCTCTACTAAAGGAGAATTGCAGAGACAAGGCAGCGGTACTTCAGTCATTAGACACACCAACTCTCTCAGCAGACCCAATTCATTTGAGACTGAATCTATTGATAGGGCCTCTCCCGTTGATAGTATGGAGAAGGACTCCCAGAACAAGCTCAAAACAGATGCAATAGCAAATGTCTCTGCTGACAGTTACCATGAAAAAATATCCAAACCTAAGAGTGCTGACCATGGAAAACATAGGAAGGAGCAATGCACTGATGGCATAGTAGCAGCAGTTGGTGAAAACTCCACGCCTGTCCATCAGTCTCGTCTGGTTCGCCAAAATAACATCCAAGTTCCTGAGATTCTGGTCACAGAAGAGCCTGACAGAGAGCATGAAACACAGACTACTGAGCCACCAGATAAGCCTGCAGATCAGTTCAGCTGGCCCCAGAGAAGTGAGAGTTTGTCAAAGTTACCAGCAGAGAAACTTCCGCCAAAAAAGAAGAGAATTCGTCTTGCTCAAATGGACCACTCCTCAGGTGAATCCAGTTTTGAGTCCAGCCTCTCGCGAAGCCTCAGCAGGGACAGTAGTCTTTCTCGTTGTTCCAGCATCTCAGCCTCTTTTGACAGAGATGAACCATCTAGGTCAGAGAGTCCTTCTAGAGGGGAGTGTGTCACCAAAATTGCAGAGTCTCAAGGCTTGCCAACCACCCTCAACACCCTTGGTGTGCCTGGAATGATGAGACGTGCTGCATCTGAACAGATCACTTGTACTCAACCCTCTGTTGAGATTTCATGTGACTACCGTAGCAAGTCCTTTGACTGTGGCAATGTATCTCCCAGCAGATCTCTGTCACCTATGGGGCAGTCAAAAAGTGGACAAATCTCCCAAGTTTCCCAGGTGCCACTTAttgaaaggaggagggggccTTTAGTTCGCCAAATGTCTTTAAAAATAGGCCCAGAGAGTCAGCAGCCTGTTCGGAAAGTCATACCTCTTGACAAACCTCCCATTACAAATGTTAGCTCTTTAACTCACAATAGATCCCAGCAGATACACATTGCCAATAGGCGCACCATGGCTCAGCCTTTTGTCCTGCATACTGGAGAATCACCCTTGCAAAAGAATGAACAAATGGTGCAGAGCATTAATTTGGGTAGCCCAACTCTGCAGCCTCAGGTTCATGGCCTTCCGCACCCTTGGCATCAAACATCAAGGGTTCAAATATGCCAAAAGATACAACAGCCACTGAGCCAGATCTTAGTGTGTCGCGAGAATGTCCAAAACAAACCAGCCGActctgaagaaaagaaatgttttgtgcCCAAATACCAACTGCAGTGTCCCGCTCTGAGAGCAAGCCAAACCTTTTCATTCTCCAGCACACCGGGAACTCAGATAGCCTTGCCAGTTTTAACAATACCTATTGCCAGTCCAATGTTGAGCATTTCAAAATCGTCAGATGTACTCCAAAATGTATATGTTGGTCAACCCCATCAAAAGGCCCCTGAGATTAAGACACAGACTGTTGTTCTGTCAGGTGAACAGCAAAGGGACCCATTTGACCAGACCCAAGCAGGTGCTGTACCATTGCCACAGATCCTCATAACTCATGAGCAGATGcaacctgctccctctgtgtccAATAAAAATAGCCTTTCATCCACTCACAGTGTCGATAGTGATACTCATGCTGTACTAAGCGCAAAGAAGGACAGGACTCAAACACAAGCAGTTGGCACTCATAACCATACTGGAGAACAGGCACCTTCTCTTGGGTCTTTACATTGTACACAGAAACTGGCATCAGTAACTCTATGCCCACAGCAGGAACCCACTGCCTCAAGTAAACGAATGCTGTCACCTGCCAACAGCTTGGACATCTACATGGAAAAGCATCAAAAGCGAGCTAAGGATGAGCATGGTGTGGCCTGCCTAACTGATGGCAGGTCTGTGAATTATCTTAATTCCAAGATGTCAGAGGTCACCCGGCAGCGGAAGCTAACACTTGTCAGACAGGTTTGCACAACTGAACCGGTGGACAGTCCCATTGAAACTGAGGCCCCACCTCTGCCACAGGTTAAAACAGATGGGGAGAAGGACTCCCAGGCTACTGATGATGTTAAGCCTATGTCACCTGACAGCACTGGGCTAGAAAAAGACACAAGTATTATTATTCCTGAGGAGGTAGCCCCTGCCCTGCATACTACACCTGGTAGCCAAGGCAACTCCATACCAGCTAATAATACTCTGAAGCCCCAAGAGAAACCTGAGGAACAGAGATGGACTCCTGCCAAATCTCCTATTAGGCCCTCCAGTTTCCATGGTGGTCAGATGAAACTGACCACATCTGTGTCCATGGTTAACACAAAGGATAGTCACCGCCTGTCGTTCCCCAGCCTGAAGACTGCCACCACTTTCACATGGTGTTTCTTGATGAAGCGGAAACCTCTTCATGTTCCACAGACTGACCTAAAGACTTCAGCATATGCTGTCTGGACAGTCAACCCCAACAATCATAACCCACTTGGGTTGCCCACCAAGGTTGTCATGTCTCTGTTTGACTCCAAGCAGAGCTCCAAGAAGATACACTACACATCGGCCATAAGAACTAGTGGAAAATCTGATATCTTGTCTTACTCAGGCAAGCTGAAAGATGTCATGCCAAGG GTGCCAATTACTAAAAAGTCTACACCTGTTGAAACCAGAAGTAAAGTGCAACCAGAAAGTCAGACCAGCAATGAGTCAGACAAGGACATGTCATCTAAAACAGAACCAAGGCGGGTCAAAATATTTGATGGCGG GTACAAATCCAATGAGGAGTATGTTTACGTACGTGGACGTGGTCGCGGTAAATACATCTGTGAGGAATGTGGGATCCGCTGCAAGAAGCCCAGCATGCTGCGCAAACACATCCGTACCCACTCCGATGTACGGCCATACCACTGTGTCCACTGCAACTTTTCCTTTAAGACCAAAG GAAATCTGACCAAGCACATGAAATCCAAGGCCCACAGTAAGAAATGCATGGAGATGGGAGTTCCTGAGGGTCTCATTGAGGATCAGGATGCAGAGGACTCAG GAGACCGCAGTCACGTGAGCAGTGCTGACCGTCAAGATTCAGATGGCGATGACTCCGATGGCCCTGATGATGAGGAGAATGATGAcaacgaggaggaagaggaggacagccaGGCAGAGTCTGGCCTTTCTACTaacccctctgtctctgccagcCCACAGCATATCCCTTCCAAAGAGGCTGAAGTCCCCCCTAGCGCCCTCCTAGCCCAGATGTCAATCAGCTCAGTCTCCTTACCTCTCTCCCAGCCTCCAGCTCCTGAATCCCACACATCAGACTCAGAATCGGTCCCCATGATGAGCCCTGTGTCCCTGAGCAAGCAGATATCCATCTCTGGGTCCTGCTGCAACATAATGCCTATCCCTTactctcctccacctgttgCCGCCACATCAGACTCCTACACCTCAGACACAGAGTCAGTGCACATGATGAGCCCAGTGTCACCATGCAGGCAGATGTCCATCGACTACCCTGACTTTGATGTGCCCCCTAGTCCCCCAGTGCCAGGCAAGGGCTCCAAGCTAGGCCAG GACACCTCCTCTGCCCCTCCCGCTTTGGCAACCAGTGAATCGGGCATACCAGTGGACCGGAGCACTCAGACTTCTTCCTATGCTTCTCAAGGTCCCATGCACTTTCCCCCACAGGGGATATCCCAAACACTAGGCACAGACACCCAGACCCACCTGTTCAGTCACTTGCCCCTGCACTCCCAGCAGCCTTCTCGCTCCTCTTACAGCATGGTCCCAGTTGGGGGGATCCAGCTGGTGCCTGCTGGCCTGGCAGCTTACTCCACCTTCGTACCAATCCAGGCTGGCCCTGTCCAGCTCACCATCCCAGCAGTGAGCGtcatccacagaaacacaagccCATTACCAGCTCCCAACACTCCACCCCAACAAGAGGGCTTACAAACCCAGCCACTTGTGGTTCAGGAACCAATCAGCAGTGTTGTGCCCTGCTTCCCCCTAGGGCAGGTCACTGGCCTGCAGGCTCAAACAATACAGCCAGTAGGTCTGGAGACACTTAACCTCATGGGGCTGACCAACACAGGCCTTGCATCCACCCAGCTGCTGAACCAGCAAGGGCTCACCCTCAACGCCACTCTTGGGCTGCAGGTTTTAGCTGCCAATCCCACCACCCAAAGCAGCACCGGCCCCCAGACACATGTACCAGGTCTGCAGATAGTTAACATCGCCCTGCCTGCCATCATTCCTTCTCTGAGCCCTCTCTCCACCCTTAGTCCTCTCCCTGGATCCTCAGAGAGGCAGGGCAGCCCAGAAGCACAACCATCTCAAGGTGAACATGGGCTTGGTtcttcacagagctgcatgtCTGCTTCACCACCCGCCCCTTTGAAGGTCACCAGCTGTCCAGAAGTGACCTCAGGCAGCAGGGCTAGCcctggaggcagcagcagaacagagctCACACAGACTGTTGTCAGGGAAGAAAGGGATAAATCCCCACAGCTGCATCGATCACCAGCTCCTGAGAGCCAAGCAGACAGTGCTAAGGAGTCATCAGTTGAGGGAGCCAGTGATCCTGCACCTCCAAGACCACCGCCAGTGACCAGCTGGCAGAAGGCAGTTGATGACTATAATGAGGTATCAAGTGATGATGAAGACAGACTGGTCATTGCCACCTGA